In Magallana gigas chromosome 1, xbMagGiga1.1, whole genome shotgun sequence, the sequence acaaaatgataaacatATGACAAAATTAGCCTTGTCACTCACAAAGCAACAAATCATGCTACGTTTCTGAGAAATCAACAATCTATTAAATGAACCAGTCAACTAGTTAAACTATGCTCATTCACTCGCATATACgcatgtgaaaatttacatataatatgcatgtatatcatACTTTGGGAAACTAATCATCTTTTGTACGAAAACATTACagtgaaatgttttaattagaTAAAAACCCAGACGAAATCGAAAGCATCACATGTCgttgtacaaagaaaatgacTCTACTAAAACACTGAAATAATCTGCAAAAAACATCAATTTGGATAAATGTTGATAGGAATATAAAACCTTGTTACCATGATGTTACTAAACAGCATTGTATATCCATGTACATATACCAGACAAGTTAACTAACAAATTTAGAAGTACAAAGATATCAAATTAGGAAGTTTAACTTAAATGTTTCGTGAATTGTTATAAGTGCTAGGGATTGGATCTTACAGTTATCTACTGCTGAATGACTCTGAAATGCCAACGGCCTTTATGTTGAATACAGATTTCGAAAAGAATCTGAAATgcagtttgaataaaaattggAACAATTTATAAGATAATTGAAACAAATAATTGGttatcttttgtattttttaataccTACTAAATTGGATTAATCAGTTTTAAAACAGTAACAATGATTCAACGtttgttttaacatttattaattatgCATAACAGACATCTAGattagaaattaattttaaacatgcatTATGTCCAAATTAAAGcgcgataaaaaaaaataaacagtaaaaatgcaaataaaacttGCCAACAATTTACATGCGTTatgttaaatcaatttaaatgtaGTTCTTTAACTCATGGCTCACATATGATTCAAAGTTAACCATGTGACGAGCTGCTCAGAACAGAAACAAAATGATtctacaattttgtttttatttctggtTATTTTCCGTTCACCCTTctagattttatcattttagaatttttccaaatcttttttgaattaaGTAAAACTATTTCAGctgattgttttcaaaataactaaTTAATACGTTTATGTggtggtggttttttttttttttttttgtttatttgtttttgttttggtgATCGGCTTCtgccgatcacagttgtgtccatatgagtcATCCAGAAAATTTaactatttgcgcacgcattgcgccttgcactattttatttactatgctatgacaaccttatttaaatctttaattagaCGTATATTACTAAAACGGTAATCTTATCCGTTTgctctgaaaataaaacatttatagggTTACCtacataatgattcaaatcatgtttttttttcatatatgtgtAGGAATATTAGTCGGACGTATAATTCGTCTACTAAAAGTAAAGCACATTCATGCCTTGTCATTTCGGAAATCAATAAAACGGTGCTATATAGTTCACTGCATGTTgcgtatattatataaacatacCTGACCAATGATATttgatgccgatcattcctgtaaaaggaatacttgttttttttatttgctgcAAACTTTCTCTATTAGAGAATgttataagaaaaacaaaatgaaaatggtgaaataataaaaaagaattattgaTAAGGCTTAAATGGATATTGATAAATAGgagattaacaaacaaaatgataaacatATGACAAAATTAGCCTTGTCACTCACAAAGCAACAAATCATGCTACGTTTCTGAGAAATCAACAATCTATTAAATGAACCAGTCAACTAGTTAAACTATGCTCATTCACTCGCATATACgcatgtgaaaatttacatataatatgcatgtatatcatACTTTGGGAAACTAATCATCTTTTGTACGAAAACATTACagtgaaatgttttaattagaTAAAAACCCAGACGAAATCGAAAGCATCACATGTCgttgtacaaagaaaatgacTCTACTAAAACACTGAAATAATCTGCAAAAAACATCAATTTGGATAAATGTTGATAGGAATATAAAACCTTGTTACCATGATGTTACTAAACAGCATTGTATATCCATGTACATATACCAGACAAGTTAACTAACAAATTTAGAAGTACAAAGATATCAAATTAGGAAGTTTAACTTAAATGTTTCGTGAATTGTTATAAGTGCTAGGGATTGGATCTTACAGTTATCTACTGCTGAATGACTCTGAAATGCCAACGGCCTTTATGTTGAATACAGATTTCGAAAAGAATCTGAAATgcagtttgaataaaaattggAACAATTTATAAGATAATTGAAACAAATAATTGGttatcttttgtattttttaataccTACTAAATTGGATTAATCAGTTTTAAAACAGTAACAATGATTCAACGtttgttttaacatttattaattatgCATAACAGACATCTAGattagaaattaattttaaacatgcatTATGTCCAAATTAAAGcgcgataaaaaaaaataaacagatcaCATATAGTTTAGTTAGTGAGTTACACAAAGTTAAACCAATAGTAAAACTCAATATCAAATTAGGAAATTGAAATAGgttttcaagttaaaaaaataaattgcttttcttataaacaaaaccacaaaatcaatataaatgcaGTCTTCAGTTTTAGGAAcgaaaaaattacatgtacataaaaagacaataacatttttatatcagcCAAAAAAAGGgatcatatttttacaaaaaaagaaaatgtttttgtaaaaactAAAGTTTTTAAAGGTTACAATTGTTTACTGCTCAATTGTGTATCTTCAACAATTTCCATATACACAGTCATTCAGGAGATACTCTGCTACGGCGTCATGACAAAGCTGGTATTCTTCCtttaaaaaccccaaaacactCCATTTATTTACCAGATACTGTGATTCAtgcatacatgtgtatgtaactGTATAGAATAAGTGCATGCTACTAATGTTGTAAAAATCACCTATGATCaacatttaacatatatttttgattttagcTACGAACAAAATCGGAACAATAATTAGCTTCTTTAAAAGACAACATATCTTTAACGTAATAATTGTCGGCTATTGAtccaatgattttttaaactaaacagttaaaaaaaaccaaaaccaaaaacaaaaaaaccccaaaactgCCTACCACAGTGGAGACACACTCTGGTCTCCGTATCTGGATCTGACGTACAGCTGTAAAGATGTCCACCTCACTATCCACGGAGATCTGTTCCAACACGTTGTATACAACAAAGAATGGACCACAGCGTGTAGCTCCATCACTTAGtagtaaacaaaatataatgctttaagttaatttgttcaaaagaaTAATCGAGCACATCTGTACCCCCTATATGATTGATGCATGATGTTTTATGTGGATAATAAATAAgatcatgtttgaaaatttgtattttaaatacttgttatttggaaatatttacattttcaacttgtCTGTGATTGCATTACGAATAAACTTTTGAACCTCATTgcccaatattttcataaaagatgAGCGACACAACATGTGCGTGTAATATAGCATAACGGATAAACAGCATTGGCTACGCTTCGTAgcaatacatagcatgtgctacatgaaaCATTTGTGGTTTTAAAATGTAGTTTCAAagtgtaaaaattgaaaataatagatttaAGCAATAAGAAACCAGTGTTTGAATATCATGATGTAATAATTTCCGTCAGTGCGTGGTCAAACTTATCATTACGCCCTTCGAGCTTTATTGGACTTGATCGCACCCCGACCAAAAGTATCACCTCATCAtacccaaagaatgattctttattccttaCAAAGACCGTATATGCTCATTTACCTTATAATAATGCATTGCGtaaatgtcatttaattttaatgtcacaattttattctattaaagttttatataaattggaaaatcacttttcatttttttaaattcttttatatgATTGTATTGTTCGTaatgtaaaaaacatttttgtttaaatataaggGAAGTACCCCATTCGATCATAGCACTTTAAACGCTCAGTATTACCTCGACAGAACTAGAACCCGTCCTTTTGCGTTGGTCTTTTCAGTTTTGACAGCTTTGATCACATCCAAAAGAATTCTTTTATCAGAAGCTTTCTGTTTTTCTCCCCATTTTGGGCATTCCAAAACGGTTATGTCCATTTGGTTAAACCCCTgaacataataaaaacataaatgctTTATTATGTTTGAATAATTATAGTGTAAGTTGCTGCACGGTTCCTTcagatatttaaattatttgaatgttCGTATATCTAGTGCTTAGTTGTTACTGAATAATAGTTGTTGCATGAATGCTGTTATTCCTTTCTTAAATACTTTACTTtagttttcctttaaaaaatataccgTTGGCTGTATATTTAATCTGTTAATTGTGACGTTTGAGGCCTTAGTGGAGGATATGTTCTTCATGTAGAACATTCCGTCATATTTTGTTTGGCCTTCCGATGGATACCATTTGGatgtctgtaaaaaaaattacagcatGTTCCGAATTTGAGATTTATAGATATAGAAATCTATATATAtctagatagatagataaatagataaatgatgTTAAACAGAGACAGAATTGTCCATACAGATTCTATGTCCTTGAGTGGACACAGGAAGACGACAACACGTGCGTCAAAGTCCTTGACCAGTCTGAGGAAGTCCTCGGTGTTGTCTGGTAGAGGGTACTGGGCACTGATCAGAGAGTCCTTCTCAAGAAACGACTGTATAAAACacataaattgacaaaaatatattgtttccGAGTAAATTTCAACTTCATTAGTTTATGACAGACACCTCATTTGACTTGCCTTgcgatgttttctttttaaattaaaattactatttattgaatttgaaaggaatttttgtttatagGAAAAATTTAAAAGGTCAACTTAAAATCAGCCTTATGATATCAAAATCATTATGTCAAAATCAAACgtgtatatttttgttatattctACCTGGAGAAGAACTGCGTTGTAGTATGTATTATGCCCCTTTATGTAGGAAAGATGACACAAGAACTCTTCAACTACGATATACAAAAGTCTAAAAACATATAATCTGTAAAAGTCTGACAAATGTGAAATTGATTTCATTCTTTGATGAAAacttatttaattgtttttaccGATACAAATTCATGTGTAGATGTGATATAGTTCGTTGACGTATTGATTTGATATTCTTTACCAGGAAGTACGCTCTCTGAGTAGTTAGCTGATATCTGAGCCCGACCAGATATGTAATCTTGCTGTGTATACTCCTTTCTCAGAGACAGTAACTCCTACAAATGTATATTGAAGACTGCATTCTTTTAAGCTTATTGATCAACTTGACGTTGAAACCAAAGAGTTAGTAATAAACActataaaaacaacaacaacaaaatccaaGTGTAAATCTAAATTTCGATGTTCAGGAGTTTCTACCTCTAGATCGGAAGAAAATAACTTCTTTTGCTCTACATCCCCACAATTGGTATAACAGGAATGTTCTTGGTAGTAACTCAGAAACTTTTCTGTTTTCAAACATTTGGACCGACCACTGAAGGCGTCTCTAAGTGCTAGATATACCAACCTGTACTGGTCCTTAgagaaaataaagttataatatagatatatgtaggtatattgatatatttcaagaaaattaaaaaaaaaaaacatgaatttaCTTCTATAACTTAACATTACGTGAAACGCTTAACATTTTGTTCagattgtgttttttaaaacaacatagtTATTATTTCAGAATGCATTTAAACCAcaataaaataagttaaatgattgtttcatgaatattttaaataatttaaatgttctTGTATTAAATATCATTATGTTTAACGGTATacatttccaaaaataaatgtttgatgaAGTTTGTAAATTTGTTTAGGTGGTGTTTTGTAAAACATCACTCGACGTATTGGGCGAGATATTTGTCACGAGGAAAATATGTTGATCAAGGAAGAGACCCGGGAAAAGACCTTaaaggaagatttttttaatcagtcCATATAAACAAAGACAATAGAGTGCTTTGAAAGAGTGAAAATTATTTCCTCTAAGTCAAATGTCATTTCCTTGATTTCAAATAAGATTCATTATACTTAATTTTTCTtccaatgaaaatgtataaCCTAAATTACATAACAAgcttttgttttttaaggaaactcACATTCTGTATTCAATCAGCAAATTACAAAAAAACCTGGATTGAGGATATTATTTAGAAGGAAGTCTTTTCCACGCGATAACAatatcatttcataaaaatgcgCAAATGCGTTTTAAAGCAACACAAACAAAAAACTATCCAggtttttatctttaatataaaaaagaacGAATATCACCTTTGTAGAAGTGAAAATATTGGATGTAGagaaaatgtatcaaaattatatttatttttagttgATTTAAGAGCAATTAATCAccagaaataataatgtattagTTTATATTAACTCTACCATAAATACAAACGAGAGTTACAGTGTACTTGTAATTAAAATCAAGgtactgaagtactgatgggagttgattttatcgattattattaattttagaaTCAACGATATgagattttgcatggcaagtgatttctaatctgtatttgaattacgcacatttttataatatgaattctcgaccTTTTCCGATaggaatttcgagaaaacccaatatgaatcatgttgtgtaatatttaaagataaaatttattccaccaaactatgtatcagtaatcgaaatatttctaaaaattgtacacatgtctggatccaagcaatattgaactctagtctcgttcaaccagacgcttggctgtctccgtcaATCTGcgactaccaagagagactATCTGTTCGTCTGAGATTTGCGGatacagccgagcatctggttgaacgagacttaattgaactctggcgtaggaatacatacgactacaaaaatatctaaattattcgtactatttaaaatttgactattttcaaggtatctataaatacGTTTCGTTGCAAATAATTGGTTCAGCATACAGTGCACCGATTTTCTGTTTTTTCGAgatctaagtcttgtcagcggtaatgatttgtgcttaggtctaaacactgtttcacttttggcTTGCCAGAGttactgcataggagagttgattaaaatcaattccCAAAAAATGTAACAATGATAATATGTCAGCCGCTAAGAGAAATATAGTGAAATGAGTCccataaaaatacatatgtaagAATAACACAAACACCAAAACATTGTCACTTGTCTCGTAACTTATTCATttcttggggttttttttgacACTTTAAGGAGAGgtaaaaatataacatgtttAGACAcacttaaataaaaaacaccCTACGTCTCCTTGAATCATGTTCATCCGGTCCTTCCGCATTGTTCTGACGTACATTGGGACGTTGATTTTACCAGTTCTCTCCCCTTCCTGGTAGAGGGCGTCTAATCCAATGTAAGTCCCGGTTCTACCAACTCCTGCACTAGAACCCAATTCATACAAAGAACTTAACTTTAAGGTTTATTGGAAACTTTACAATATTAATTGATGGTGAAAATGAAATTTCGGTAAAACGGTTtgttgataataataataataataataataataataataataataatgaaaaaaaccaaaaaccaaaCAGAACAAAATTACTACTTGGACACTATGCAACTAAATATACAGCTCTTATGTATATAAATGTTGTGATTTTTAAGCTGCTGACATATTCATCagaatttattgatttaatgaattattCTTAATAATAACATATGTGTTCAATCAtactttcatattttaatttttctagtCATAGAGAGTCACTTCTATATAGAACTCCTAGTATCATACCACTACCCAACTCAGTGGTTGGTTAGTATGTGTATTATTGTTTTCAAGATCGAGTTAACCgagaaaaaaagaacaatgaaAAATTGCTCAGTAGTTTTCTTATGTCTCTTGACAGTAAAGAAAggtttcaggtttttttaaagatggcaACACTGTGCTTCTTTTTTGTCTAGCTGAAACGCAAACTTTCCTCTAATTGTTACCTGCAGTGTACTACTGTGAACTTTCCAGCAGAGTTAGCGGTGGCTCTGATCACGTGACGATGGAACACGACCAGACTGAGAGGGTCGGCTACTCCGTGGTCTGACCACGTGGTGTAGTGGAACATCGTTACTTGACGGTCTGTTCTTGACTACAAAAATATGATGGTTAAAAGATTTGAAATGCCATTAATAGATAACTTGCCTAAATATAGATGAAACATTAAATCGAGCTCAAAAAGTATGCAAATAAATTGTGTCTTAATATGCTTATACTTTAAACTTTTTCACATAATGAAATGTTCTAATATATCACAATTAAAGccaatcaatatatataattaatatactcTGTTTAACTCGCATATTTATCaatcatttcttaaaaattaaatttaagctCATACGACAATATTTTCGCCCACTCTAATTTGGCATTTTCTAGCTAGCAGAGTATAAACGTTTGgcaaaaagtaacaaaattcgGAAAAAAATGGGTATTCAAATTCACGTACATATGCAATtcatattgcaaaaatattgaaatttgaaaaaatataaattcctTTAACTAACTTTGTATTCGCTTATTTAATCTTTCTTGAAAAAACCTTGTAAAATCTGAATGTAAATTCGAGTAAAAACTTTtgactttttaaagaataatttccTCCCGTTTGtgtatacttttattaaaagtGTGTTCGAATATTCATTAACACATTTATGGCGGCCAATTTCCGACCAATCTGTTCATAATGTACGAAAAGATTTTCCAAATTTGGTTTGTGTAATATAGACATtggaatgaaaaagaaacaccctttaaaatgtatttgaatGCTACTCGAAACCATGCACAAAAGCTAATACAGTCCAATTCAGTTAAAGCGTAGTCCTATGGATAAGCTGAATTACTCTGCTTTATCCGTGACTCGTTTATTCTCTTACAAATTTTCGAAATAATAAGTATAGATAATTTGCTTTACATATCGTTTCTCATTATTAACTCGCTATATCCGCAAATTAGATACCACTGTTGTGTTATAACCGTTAAAGTAATTTGGTAAGGATGTGGTCGGTGATTGCACAAAAGTTCGTTATATCCTTTGTTTCGCTATAACCACTAAAAGggttttaatgatttaaaccttCAGATTTAAACCAGTTTTAGATTCGGTTCATGCTAAATAAATTTGATGTCACTTTAGATCTATTTCTACTTACGGCCATGGtagaaattaaataatgataaacatATATAGCATTTATAAAGGTAGTTTTTTTAAGTTAACACCTAACAATGGTATGAAAGATTAGATtagatttaatcatattttcataaaattattgtaTACAAATACTACTCAcagaattaaagaaaaacaagttTGTGCTACTAATTGACACCTTTTTgttataatatttcataaattgctctcagaaatattttgttatttttatacaataggTTGTACATGTAAAGTTTAAATCATTACACAAATTTCAATAAACTATCGACAAATCAAATCACTCCACTGAGACTTAAAAGACATACACACATTATAATGAGCAAACATTTTTTccgatgtttttttttctaaccgTTACATTGCATACGCACcgcttttaaaattcattttcgaaAGAAGGGTTTATGTAGGTTACTATAGTGCTGAGCAATATGTGTATCAGAACATTTTGCTGTTTTACAAAGTCTCATATCATTGGTGTATCTAACCACAGGGGGCTGAATTTACTTGTGTCAATTAAATGTATCCCCTTTTATCCTCTTTATTGATATATACGAATTCATTCATAGGTTCGTTAGCACACATTATTACATTTTGATTAACAAAACCATACAAGGGTTTATTCTCCCATTAGTGCATGCAAGGCAGACAACGTCAGAGTAAAGATGACCGTGTACAGAATGGGTTATCAAATGATCATGTAAAGAGTTAAGTTTTCCATCGTgtataataagaaattaaaaaaacaacaaccacgGAATGGACTTGAAGTCAAAGTAAGTGACAATTTGGAAATACTTTTCATCTTGGAATAGAGAGGATCTAAACTAGGTAGCATTTATCTCAAAAGCGTTATTTCCTTTCCTTTTATTTTGCTTAGGTTTGTTACcaacagttttattttgatttatctaAAACTATCGTTTAATATTGTCATAACTACATTATGAGTATCCTGCACTTATAACACTTTATTTATTGTTTCTGTATAGGAAAAGCATGGAGCTTTGTCTCAGTCAACGACTCTTAATCggtttttgaattaaataagaAACGATTTTAAACAGTA encodes:
- the LOC105331003 gene encoding receptor-type tyrosine-protein phosphatase alpha; protein product: MTVTVGGTVGSFVIVAIGIILAFVAIRLKRKSTKMAKRQSFMMENKTFDSKKSKKDLPNPQSCRSQMLEANGSRETTYALPEKTKRGPPTNKNIPVRNMKAQIANMSLNENAGFKSEYHDIPRGELHPCVEGKKPENKVKNRYTTIFPYDHSRVILKTAASDQGGYINANYIEDTKERRIYIATQGPKPKTIADFWTMIWQEEVCNIVCLTNLTEGTKNKCAQYWPDINDKLQGGTLTVRHLEEKTYAEYIIRRFKIHNKTSRTDRQVTMFHYTTWSDHGVADPLSLVVFHRHVIRATANSAGKFTVVHCSAGVGRTGTYIGLDALYQEGERTGKINVPMYVRTMRKDRMNMIQGDDQYRLVYLALRDAFSGRSKCLKTEKFLSYYQEHSCYTNCGDVEQKKLFSSDLEELLSLRKEYTQQDYISGRAQISANYSESVLPVEEFLCHLSYIKGHNTYYNAVLLQSFLEKDSLISAQYPLPDNTEDFLRLVKDFDARVVVFLCPLKDIESTSKWYPSEGQTKYDGMFYMKNISSTKASNVTINRLNIQPTGFNQMDITVLECPKWGEKQKASDKRILLDVIKAVKTEKTNAKGRVLVLSSDGATRCGPFFVVYNVLEQISVDSEVDIFTAVRQIQIRRPECVSTVEEYQLCHDAVAEYLLNDCVYGNC